From a region of the Mycobacterium intracellulare ATCC 13950 genome:
- a CDS encoding ABC transporter permease — MSESPFPAGTFAPDPRPSAVPKMLAAQFGLELKLLLRNGEQLLLTMFIPITLLVGLTLLPLGSFGQHRAATFTPVIMALAVISTAFTGQAIAVAFDRRYGALKRLGATPLPVWGIIAGKSLAVVTVVFLQAILLGAIGFALGWRPALLALALGAGVIALGTVVFAALGLLLGGTLRAEIVLAVANLMWFVFAGLGALTVETDIIPTGVKWAARLTPSGALTEALSQAMTMSVDWFGVIVLAAWGTLGALSALRWFRFT; from the coding sequence ATGAGCGAATCACCTTTCCCCGCAGGCACTTTCGCCCCCGACCCGCGCCCCAGCGCGGTGCCCAAGATGCTGGCCGCGCAGTTCGGTCTGGAGCTCAAGCTGCTGCTGCGCAACGGCGAACAACTGCTGCTGACCATGTTCATCCCGATCACGCTGCTGGTCGGGCTCACGCTGCTGCCGCTCGGCTCGTTCGGCCAGCACCGCGCCGCCACGTTCACCCCGGTCATCATGGCGCTGGCGGTGATCTCGACCGCGTTCACCGGGCAGGCGATCGCGGTCGCCTTCGACCGCCGCTACGGCGCGCTCAAGCGGCTCGGGGCCACCCCGCTGCCGGTGTGGGGCATCATCGCGGGCAAGTCCCTGGCCGTCGTCACGGTGGTGTTCTTGCAGGCAATCCTGTTGGGCGCCATCGGTTTTGCGCTGGGTTGGCGACCCGCGTTGCTCGCGTTGGCGTTGGGCGCGGGGGTCATCGCGCTGGGCACCGTGGTGTTCGCGGCGCTCGGCCTGCTGCTCGGCGGGACGCTGCGGGCCGAGATCGTGCTCGCGGTTGCCAACCTGATGTGGTTCGTCTTCGCCGGCCTGGGCGCGCTGACCGTGGAAACCGACATCATCCCGACGGGGGTGAAATGGGCGGCCCGGCTGACCCCGTCGGGCGCGCTGACCGAGGCGCTGTCGCAGGCGATGACCATGTCGGTGGACTGGTTCGGTGTGATCGTCCTGGCGGCCTGGGGCACGCTGGGCGCGCTGAGTGCGCTGCGCTGGTTCCGGTTCACCTGA
- a CDS encoding heme o synthase, producing MSVRGRAAPSRLPSRVRGTVLAYLALTKPRVIELLLVTAIPAMLLAQRGTVNPLLIVNTLIGGMLAAGGANTLNCVADADIDKVMKRTARRPLARAAVPTRNALVLGLVLTVGSFFWLWWTTNLLSGLLALATIAFYVFVYTLLLKRRTSQNVVWGGAAGCMPVMIGWSAVTNTIGWPALVMFAIIFFWTPPHTWALAMRYKDDYKAAGVPMLPAVATERQVTKQILIYTWLTVLSTLALALATGWLYAAVAVVAGVWFLAMAHQLYAGVRVGEPVKPLRLFLQSNNYLAVVFCALAIDSAIGLPHLF from the coding sequence GTGAGCGTTCGCGGGCGCGCCGCGCCGAGCCGATTGCCAAGCCGGGTGCGAGGCACGGTGCTGGCGTATCTGGCGCTGACCAAGCCGCGGGTCATCGAGCTGCTGCTCGTGACCGCGATCCCGGCGATGCTGCTCGCCCAGCGCGGCACGGTCAACCCGCTGCTGATCGTCAACACCTTGATCGGCGGCATGCTGGCCGCCGGGGGCGCCAACACGCTGAACTGCGTGGCCGACGCGGACATCGACAAGGTGATGAAGCGCACGGCGCGCCGGCCGCTGGCGAGGGCCGCGGTGCCCACCCGCAACGCCCTGGTGCTCGGGCTGGTGCTGACGGTCGGATCGTTCTTCTGGCTGTGGTGGACGACCAACCTGCTGTCGGGGCTGCTGGCCCTGGCGACGATCGCGTTCTATGTGTTCGTTTACACACTGCTCCTCAAGCGCCGCACCTCGCAGAACGTCGTGTGGGGCGGTGCGGCCGGCTGCATGCCGGTGATGATCGGTTGGTCCGCCGTGACGAACACGATCGGCTGGCCCGCCCTGGTGATGTTCGCCATCATTTTCTTCTGGACGCCGCCACACACCTGGGCGCTGGCGATGCGCTACAAGGACGACTACAAAGCGGCGGGCGTCCCGATGCTGCCGGCCGTCGCGACCGAGCGCCAGGTGACCAAGCAGATCCTGATCTACACCTGGCTGACGGTGCTGTCCACCCTGGCGCTGGCGCTGGCGACGGGCTGGCTGTACGCGGCGGTCGCCGTGGTGGCCGGGGTGTGGTTCCTGGCGATGGCGCACCAGCTGTACGCGGGGGTGCGCGTCGGTGAGCCGGTCAAGCCGCTGCGGTTGTTCCTGCAGTCGAACAACTACCTGGCGGTGGTGTTCTGCGCGTTGGCGATCGACTCGGCCATCGGGCTGCCGCACCTGTTCTGA
- the tkt gene encoding transketolase, producing the protein MTTLEEISTLTQPHLPDDWSELDSAAVDTIRVLAADAVQKVGNGHPGTAMSLAPLAYTLFQRTMRHDPSDTYWLGRDRFVLSCGHSSLTLYLQLYLGGFGLELSDIESLRTWGSKTPGHPEFRHTKGVEITTGPLGQGLASAVGMAMAARYERGLFDPDAAPGTSPFDHFIYVIASDGDIEEGVTSEASSLAAVQQLGNLIVFYDHNQISIEDDTNIALCEDTAARYEAYGWHVQRVEGGENVVGIEEAIAAAQAVTDRPSFIELRTIIGYPAPKLMNTGKAHGAALGDEEVAAVKQILGFDPDKNFEVRDEVIAHTRKLVDRGKEAHEKWQADFDAWVQREPDRKALLDRLTAEELPDGWDADIPHWEPGSKELATRAASGKVLSALGPKLPELWGGSADLAGSNNTTMDGVKSFGPPSISTKDYTADWYGRTLHFGVREHAMGAILSGIVLHGPTRAYGGTFLQFSDYMRPAVRLASLMDIDTIYVWTHDSIGLGEDGPTHQPIEHLAALRAIPKLSVVRPADANETAHAWRTILARGNGSGPVGLILTRQGVPVLEGTSAEGVARGGYILASDGEEAGQDPDVVLIATGSEVQLAVKAQKLLANKDIVARVVSMPCVEWFESQPDDYRDSVLPPSVSARVAVEAGVAQSWHKLVGDTGKIVSIEHYGESADYKTLFREFGFTAEAVAAAAEQVVDN; encoded by the coding sequence GTGACGACACTCGAAGAGATCTCCACGCTGACCCAACCGCACCTCCCGGACGACTGGTCCGAGCTCGACTCGGCCGCCGTCGACACCATTCGGGTGCTGGCGGCCGACGCGGTGCAAAAGGTCGGCAACGGCCACCCCGGGACGGCGATGAGCCTGGCCCCGCTGGCGTACACGCTGTTCCAGCGGACGATGCGCCACGACCCCAGCGACACCTACTGGCTGGGCCGCGACCGGTTCGTCCTGTCGTGCGGACACAGCAGCCTGACCCTGTACCTACAGCTGTACCTGGGCGGTTTCGGCCTGGAGCTCTCCGACATCGAGTCGCTTCGCACCTGGGGATCCAAGACGCCCGGGCACCCGGAGTTCCGCCACACCAAAGGCGTTGAGATCACCACCGGTCCGCTCGGGCAGGGCCTGGCGTCCGCCGTCGGCATGGCGATGGCCGCACGCTACGAGCGCGGTTTGTTCGACCCCGACGCCGCCCCGGGCACCAGCCCGTTCGATCACTTCATCTACGTGATCGCCTCCGACGGGGACATCGAAGAGGGCGTCACCTCGGAGGCCTCGTCGCTGGCGGCCGTCCAGCAACTGGGCAACCTCATCGTTTTCTATGACCACAACCAGATTTCGATCGAGGACGACACCAACATCGCGCTGTGTGAGGACACCGCCGCGCGCTACGAGGCCTACGGCTGGCACGTGCAGAGGGTCGAGGGCGGCGAGAACGTCGTGGGCATCGAGGAGGCCATCGCGGCCGCCCAGGCCGTCACCGACCGGCCGTCGTTCATCGAGCTGCGCACCATCATCGGCTATCCCGCGCCGAAGTTGATGAACACCGGTAAGGCGCACGGCGCGGCGCTGGGCGACGAGGAGGTCGCCGCCGTCAAGCAGATCCTCGGCTTCGACCCGGACAAGAACTTCGAGGTGCGCGACGAGGTGATCGCCCACACCCGCAAGCTGGTCGATCGCGGCAAGGAAGCGCACGAGAAGTGGCAGGCGGATTTCGACGCGTGGGTGCAGCGCGAGCCCGACCGCAAGGCGCTGCTGGACCGGTTGACCGCCGAGGAACTGCCCGACGGCTGGGACGCCGACATCCCGCACTGGGAGCCGGGTTCCAAGGAGCTGGCCACCCGGGCGGCCTCGGGCAAGGTGCTGTCCGCGCTGGGACCGAAACTGCCCGAGCTGTGGGGCGGCTCGGCCGACCTCGCGGGCAGCAACAACACCACCATGGATGGCGTGAAATCCTTTGGCCCGCCGTCCATTTCGACGAAGGACTACACCGCCGACTGGTACGGTCGCACGCTGCATTTCGGCGTTCGCGAGCACGCGATGGGCGCGATCCTGTCCGGCATCGTGCTGCATGGCCCCACCCGCGCGTACGGCGGCACGTTCCTGCAGTTCTCGGACTACATGCGGCCCGCGGTGCGGCTGGCCTCGCTGATGGACATCGACACCATCTACGTGTGGACGCATGACTCCATCGGGCTGGGCGAGGACGGGCCCACCCACCAGCCGATCGAGCACCTCGCAGCGTTGCGCGCCATCCCCAAGCTGTCGGTGGTGCGCCCGGCCGACGCCAACGAGACCGCGCACGCCTGGCGCACGATCCTGGCCCGTGGCAACGGCAGCGGCCCGGTGGGGCTGATCCTGACCCGCCAGGGCGTGCCGGTGCTCGAGGGCACCAGCGCCGAGGGGGTCGCCCGCGGCGGCTACATCCTGGCCTCGGACGGCGAGGAGGCCGGCCAGGATCCCGACGTGGTGCTGATCGCCACCGGCTCGGAGGTCCAGCTCGCCGTTAAGGCGCAGAAGTTGTTGGCGAACAAGGACATTGTGGCGCGGGTAGTCTCCATGCCGTGCGTCGAATGGTTCGAGTCCCAGCCCGACGACTACCGCGACAGCGTGCTGCCGCCGTCGGTATCGGCACGGGTGGCCGTCGAGGCCGGCGTCGCGCAGAGCTGGCACAAACTGGTCGGTGACACCGGGAAGATCGTTTCGATCGAGCACTACGGCGAATCCGCCGACTACAAGACCTTATTCCGTGAATTCGGCTTCACTGCCGAAGCCGTCGCTGCCGCCGCGGAACAAGTCGTGGATAACTGA
- a CDS encoding helix-turn-helix transcriptional regulator: MKIRTSPDGVAAPDVGAASSDRHTRRAIVRLLLESGTITAGEIGDRLGLAAAGVRRHLDALIEAGDAEATAPAAWQQAGRGRPAKRYRLTAGGRAKLDHAYDDLAAAAMRQLREIGGEEAVQAFARQRIDAILTEVTAADSAADDDVEAAAERIATALTKAGYVASTTQVGGPIHGVQICQHHCPVSHVAEEFPELCEAEQQAMAEVLGTHVQRLATIVNGDCACTTHVPLTQSKASSTAPSPRHMTDTTSIKGASR; this comes from the coding sequence GTGAAAATCCGAACCAGCCCCGATGGCGTCGCCGCGCCCGACGTCGGTGCTGCGAGCTCGGATCGTCACACCCGCCGCGCCATCGTGCGCCTGCTGCTGGAATCCGGAACGATCACCGCGGGCGAGATCGGTGACCGGCTGGGCCTGGCGGCCGCCGGTGTGCGCCGGCACCTCGACGCCCTGATCGAGGCGGGCGATGCCGAGGCCACGGCCCCCGCGGCATGGCAGCAGGCGGGGCGCGGGCGTCCCGCGAAGCGCTACCGGTTGACCGCCGGCGGTCGGGCCAAGCTTGACCACGCCTACGACGACCTGGCGGCGGCGGCCATGCGGCAGCTTCGCGAGATCGGCGGCGAAGAGGCGGTTCAGGCGTTCGCCCGGCAACGGATCGACGCCATCTTGACCGAGGTCACCGCGGCTGACAGCGCGGCGGACGACGACGTCGAGGCGGCCGCCGAACGGATCGCCACCGCGCTGACCAAGGCCGGCTATGTTGCCAGCACCACCCAGGTCGGCGGGCCGATTCACGGCGTGCAGATCTGCCAGCACCACTGCCCGGTCTCGCATGTCGCCGAGGAATTCCCCGAGCTGTGCGAGGCCGAACAGCAGGCGATGGCCGAGGTGCTGGGCACCCATGTCCAGCGGTTGGCGACCATCGTCAACGGCGACTGCGCCTGCACCACGCACGTCCCGCTGACGCAGAGCAAGGCTTCAAGTACGGCGCCCAGCCCGCGCCACATGACCGACACCACGAGCATCAAAGGAGCGTCTCGATGA
- a CDS encoding ATP-grasp domain-containing protein: MKLARPDVFHPRIVLAGPGDDPDDAGLVPALRRRGLHARWLSWDDPGTAQADVVILRAAPVGPGRRDEFLAWTRRVRHLLNPPDAIAWNFTERYLRDLADDGIPTDPGATARSTLIFLGGERSHAWPGEPEFESWDLAYAALAAAAERAGVGARELLYARADVAGDRLVKLDLVAPQLGWRHVDAATRELAQRRFAVAVESGCERLGLGPFSHRRP, encoded by the coding sequence ATGAAGCTCGCTCGTCCGGACGTCTTCCATCCCCGCATCGTGCTGGCGGGGCCCGGCGACGACCCCGACGACGCGGGGCTGGTGCCCGCGCTGCGCCGGCGTGGCCTGCACGCGCGGTGGCTGTCCTGGGACGACCCGGGGACCGCCCAGGCCGACGTGGTGATCCTGCGGGCCGCCCCGGTCGGGCCGGGCCGGCGCGACGAATTCCTGGCCTGGACCCGCCGGGTGCGCCACCTGCTCAACCCGCCCGACGCCATCGCCTGGAATTTCACTGAGCGCTATCTGCGCGATCTCGCGGACGACGGGATCCCGACGGACCCTGGCGCGACGGCCCGCTCGACGTTGATCTTTCTCGGCGGGGAGCGATCCCACGCCTGGCCGGGCGAGCCGGAGTTCGAGTCCTGGGACCTCGCCTATGCCGCGCTGGCGGCGGCCGCCGAACGCGCCGGGGTCGGCGCGCGGGAGCTCCTCTACGCGCGCGCCGACGTGGCGGGGGACCGGTTGGTGAAGCTGGATCTCGTTGCGCCGCAGCTGGGTTGGCGGCACGTGGACGCCGCCACTCGCGAGCTCGCGCAGCGCCGGTTCGCGGTGGCGGTCGAGTCAGGCTGCGAGCGGCTCGGGCTCGGCCCGTTCTCGCATCGACGCCCATAG
- a CDS encoding COX15/CtaA family protein, protein MLGRTLLRLVDLLPNPSLRVQRLIAAAVILTQGGIAITGAIVRVTASGLGCPTWPQCFPGSFVPVAHAEVPRIHQAVEFGNRMVTFAVVITAALAVLAVTRARRRCEVLVYAWLMPVSTVVQAVIGGITVRTGLLWWTVAIHLLTSMTMVWLAVLLYVKIGEPDDGAVRVLIPAPLRALTALSGVNLAAVLVTGTLVTAAGPHAGDRSATRTVPRLKVEVATLVHVHSSLLVAYLALVVGLGFGLLAVRATRPVLRRLGVLLVLLCAQAAVGTAQYYTGVPAALVALHVAGAAAATAATAALWASMRERAEPEPLAA, encoded by the coding sequence GTGCTTGGACGAACGCTGTTGCGGCTGGTGGACCTGCTCCCCAATCCCAGTCTGCGCGTCCAGCGGCTGATCGCCGCGGCCGTCATCCTGACCCAGGGCGGCATCGCCATCACCGGCGCGATCGTGCGCGTCACCGCCTCGGGGCTGGGCTGCCCCACCTGGCCGCAATGCTTTCCGGGCAGCTTCGTCCCGGTGGCCCACGCCGAGGTGCCGCGCATCCACCAGGCCGTCGAGTTCGGCAACCGGATGGTCACCTTCGCCGTGGTGATCACCGCGGCGTTGGCCGTGCTCGCGGTGACGCGGGCCCGCCGACGGTGCGAGGTCCTGGTGTATGCGTGGCTGATGCCGGTGTCGACCGTCGTCCAGGCGGTCATCGGCGGCATCACCGTGCGCACCGGGCTGCTGTGGTGGACGGTGGCCATCCACCTGCTGACGTCGATGACGATGGTGTGGCTCGCGGTGCTGCTCTACGTCAAGATCGGCGAGCCCGACGACGGAGCCGTGCGCGTACTGATCCCCGCGCCGCTGCGCGCGCTGACCGCCCTCTCGGGCGTGAACCTGGCCGCGGTGCTGGTCACCGGCACGCTGGTGACGGCCGCCGGCCCGCACGCGGGTGACCGCAGCGCCACCCGGACCGTGCCGCGCCTCAAGGTCGAAGTCGCCACTTTGGTGCACGTGCACTCCTCGCTGCTGGTCGCCTACCTCGCGCTGGTCGTGGGCCTGGGCTTCGGGCTGCTGGCGGTGCGTGCGACCCGCCCGGTGCTGCGGCGGCTCGGGGTGCTGCTCGTCCTGCTGTGTGCGCAGGCCGCCGTCGGCACCGCCCAGTACTACACCGGCGTCCCGGCGGCGCTCGTCGCCCTGCACGTGGCGGGGGCCGCCGCGGCCACCGCCGCCACCGCGGCGCTATGGGCGTCGATGCGAGAACGGGCCGAGCCCGAGCCGCTCGCAGCCTGA
- the mptB gene encoding polyprenol phosphomannose-dependent alpha 1,6 mannosyltransferase MptB, whose product MSARHHTLSSSIASLHGDEQAVGTPLNDTELTSLRRIRLFGASGTMLMAIGALGAGARPVVQDPTFGVRLLNLPSRIQTVSLTMTTTGAVMMALAWLMLGRFALGNRRMSRGDLDRTLLLWVLPLLIAPPMYSKDVYSYLAQSQISLEGLDPYRVGPASGLGLSHIFTLSVPTLWRETPAPYGPLFLWMGRGISAITGENIVAAVLCHRLVELLGVALIVWATPRLARRCGVAEVSALWLGAANPLLIMHLVAGVHNEALMLGLMLAGAEFALRGVDTPRLLPRSLKPGPDWEPLGMLVAGAVLITLSSQVKLPSLLALGFVTMALAYRRGGNLRALLLTGGGMAALSLAVMAVVGWASGLGFGWIYTLGTANVVRSWMSPPTLLALGTGQVGILLGLGDHTTAVLGLTRAIGVLIITVMVAWLLLAVFRGRLHPIGGLGVALGICVLLFPVVQPWYLLWAIIPLACWATRTGFRVAAIVISLVVGIFGPTANGDRFALFQIVDATLASTVIVVLLIALTYTRLPWRPLPVQARETDRRPAADPSSPAQPAPTPRPTPTHDAYADST is encoded by the coding sequence ATGTCAGCCCGCCACCACACGCTGAGCTCGTCGATCGCGAGTCTGCACGGCGACGAGCAGGCGGTGGGTACGCCGCTGAACGATACCGAGCTGACCTCGCTCCGCCGCATCCGCCTGTTCGGCGCCAGCGGCACGATGCTGATGGCGATCGGCGCGCTGGGCGCCGGGGCGCGGCCCGTCGTGCAGGACCCGACGTTCGGGGTGCGGCTGCTCAACCTGCCGTCGCGCATCCAGACCGTGTCGTTGACGATGACGACCACGGGCGCGGTCATGATGGCGCTGGCCTGGCTGATGCTCGGCCGGTTCGCGCTGGGCAACCGGCGGATGTCGCGCGGTGACCTGGACCGCACCCTGCTGCTGTGGGTGCTGCCGCTGCTGATCGCCCCACCGATGTACAGCAAGGACGTCTACTCCTATCTGGCGCAGAGCCAGATCTCCCTGGAGGGACTCGACCCGTACCGGGTCGGCCCGGCCTCCGGGCTGGGCCTGTCCCACATCTTCACCCTGTCCGTGCCGACCCTGTGGCGCGAGACGCCCGCGCCCTACGGCCCGCTGTTTCTGTGGATGGGGCGCGGCATTTCGGCGATCACCGGGGAGAACATCGTCGCGGCCGTGCTGTGCCACCGGCTCGTCGAGCTGCTCGGCGTCGCACTGATCGTGTGGGCGACGCCCCGGCTGGCCCGGCGCTGCGGCGTCGCCGAGGTCAGCGCGCTGTGGCTGGGCGCGGCCAATCCGCTGCTGATCATGCATCTGGTGGCCGGCGTGCACAACGAGGCGCTGATGCTGGGCCTGATGCTGGCGGGCGCCGAATTCGCGCTGCGCGGTGTCGACACCCCGCGCCTGCTGCCGCGCTCCCTCAAGCCGGGTCCCGACTGGGAACCGCTGGGCATGCTGGTGGCCGGCGCCGTCCTGATCACGCTGTCGTCGCAGGTGAAGCTGCCGTCGCTGCTGGCGCTGGGCTTCGTCACGATGGCCCTGGCCTACCGGCGGGGAGGAAACCTGCGCGCCCTGCTGTTGACCGGAGGCGGCATGGCGGCCCTGTCGCTGGCGGTGATGGCCGTCGTGGGCTGGGCCAGCGGCCTGGGCTTCGGCTGGATCTACACGCTGGGCACCGCGAACGTGGTGCGCAGCTGGATGTCGCCCCCGACGCTGCTGGCGCTCGGCACCGGGCAGGTGGGCATCCTGCTGGGCCTGGGCGATCACACCACCGCGGTGTTGGGACTGACCCGTGCGATCGGTGTGCTGATCATCACGGTCATGGTGGCGTGGCTGCTGCTGGCCGTCTTCCGCGGCCGGTTGCACCCGATCGGCGGCCTCGGCGTCGCGCTGGGCATCTGCGTGCTGCTGTTCCCGGTCGTGCAGCCCTGGTATCTGCTGTGGGCGATCATCCCGCTGGCCTGCTGGGCCACCCGCACCGGCTTCCGGGTGGCGGCGATCGTCATCAGCCTCGTCGTCGGCATCTTCGGCCCGACCGCCAACGGCGACCGGTTCGCACTGTTCCAGATCGTGGACGCCACGCTGGCCAGCACCGTCATCGTGGTGCTGCTCATCGCGCTGACCTACACCCGGTTGCCCTGGCGGCCCCTGCCGGTGCAGGCCCGGGAAACCGACCGTCGACCGGCCGCCGACCCGTCATCGCCCGCGCAACCTGCCCCGACCCCGCGGCCGACGCCGACCCATGACGCCTACGCTGATTCCACGTGA
- a CDS encoding quinone oxidoreductase family protein, with translation MHAIEVSETGGPEVLRYVDTPQPSPGPGEVLIEAEAIGVNYIDTYFRSGQYPRQLPFILGQETSGTVVDTGEGVDGFTAGDRVVTATASGGYAEYATAPASFTASVPDGVPADVAASALLKGLTAHYLLKSVYPVQAGDTVLVHAGAGGVGLILTQWAHLLGARVITTVSTPGKARMSAKAGADEVLSYPDDADEFGERIRALTDGAGVAAVYDGVGATTFDASLASLAVRGTLALFGAASGPVPPFDPQRLNAAGSVFLTRPSLAHFVRTGQEFSWRAEELFSAIARGDITVEVGGRYPLADAARAHEDLHGRKTTGSIVLVP, from the coding sequence ATGCACGCAATCGAAGTCAGCGAAACCGGCGGCCCCGAGGTGCTGCGCTACGTCGATACGCCGCAACCCTCCCCCGGCCCGGGCGAGGTGCTGATCGAGGCCGAGGCCATCGGCGTCAACTACATCGACACGTATTTCCGCTCGGGCCAGTACCCGCGCCAGCTGCCGTTCATCCTCGGCCAGGAGACGAGCGGCACGGTGGTGGACACCGGCGAGGGCGTCGACGGGTTCACCGCGGGCGACCGGGTGGTCACTGCCACGGCTTCCGGCGGTTATGCCGAATATGCCACCGCCCCAGCGTCTTTCACCGCGTCGGTGCCCGACGGCGTTCCCGCCGACGTGGCGGCCTCGGCGCTGCTGAAGGGGCTGACCGCGCATTACCTGTTGAAGTCGGTGTATCCGGTGCAGGCCGGCGACACGGTGCTGGTGCACGCCGGCGCGGGCGGTGTCGGACTGATCCTGACGCAGTGGGCGCACCTGCTCGGCGCGCGGGTGATCACGACGGTCTCGACCCCGGGGAAGGCGCGGATGTCGGCGAAGGCCGGCGCCGACGAGGTGCTCTCCTACCCCGACGACGCCGACGAGTTCGGCGAGCGGATCCGGGCGTTGACCGACGGTGCCGGGGTGGCCGCGGTGTACGACGGCGTGGGGGCGACCACGTTCGACGCCAGCCTGGCCAGCCTGGCCGTGCGGGGCACGCTCGCGCTGTTCGGCGCGGCCAGCGGGCCCGTTCCGCCGTTCGATCCGCAGCGGCTCAATGCCGCCGGCTCCGTGTTTTTGACCCGGCCGTCGCTGGCGCACTTCGTCCGCACCGGGCAGGAATTCAGCTGGCGCGCAGAGGAATTGTTCTCCGCGATCGCCCGTGGCGACATCACCGTCGAGGTGGGCGGGCGTTACCCGCTGGCTGATGCCGCCCGCGCCCACGAGGACCTGCATGGCCGCAAGACCACGGGCTCGATCGTGCTGGTGCCCTGA
- a CDS encoding ABC transporter ATP-binding protein, with the protein MSPDVPDTVVRLRGVSKHYGSTTAVSDLDLEVHAAEVLALLGPNGAGKTTTVEMCEGFVRPDAGTIEVLGLDPMADNARLRARIGVMLQGGGGYPAARAGEMLDLVAAYAADPLDPAWLLDILGLTDAARTTYRRLSGGQQQRLALACALVGRPELVFLDEPTAGMDAHARLLVWELIDALRRDGVTVVLTTHQLKEAEELADRIVIIDRGATVASGTPTELMRSGAKDQLRFSAPPRLDLSLLTAALPEDYKATEVTPGEYLVEGPVDPQVLATVTAWCARIDVLATDMRVEQRSLEDVFLDLTGRKLRP; encoded by the coding sequence GTGAGTCCCGACGTTCCTGACACGGTCGTTCGACTGCGCGGCGTGAGCAAGCACTACGGATCCACCACAGCGGTCTCCGATCTCGACCTGGAAGTGCACGCCGCCGAGGTGCTGGCCCTGCTCGGGCCCAACGGCGCCGGTAAGACCACGACGGTCGAGATGTGCGAGGGCTTCGTGCGCCCGGACGCCGGCACCATCGAGGTGCTCGGCCTGGACCCGATGGCCGACAACGCGCGGCTGCGGGCGCGCATCGGCGTGATGCTGCAGGGCGGCGGCGGCTACCCGGCGGCCCGCGCCGGCGAGATGCTCGACCTGGTGGCCGCCTACGCGGCCGATCCGCTGGACCCGGCGTGGCTGCTGGACATCCTGGGCCTCACCGACGCCGCGCGCACCACCTACCGCCGGCTCTCCGGCGGGCAACAGCAACGGCTCGCGCTGGCGTGCGCGCTGGTCGGCCGGCCCGAACTGGTGTTCCTCGACGAGCCCACGGCGGGCATGGACGCCCACGCGCGGCTGCTGGTGTGGGAGCTGATCGACGCGCTGCGCCGCGACGGCGTGACGGTGGTGCTGACGACCCACCAACTCAAAGAAGCAGAGGAGCTCGCCGACCGGATCGTCATCATCGACCGCGGGGCGACGGTGGCCTCGGGCACGCCCACCGAGCTCATGCGCAGCGGGGCCAAGGACCAGTTGCGGTTCAGCGCGCCGCCCCGGCTCGACCTGTCCCTGTTGACCGCGGCGCTGCCCGAGGACTACAAGGCCACCGAGGTGACGCCGGGCGAATACCTCGTCGAGGGCCCGGTCGACCCGCAGGTGCTGGCGACGGTCACGGCGTGGTGTGCCCGCATCGACGTGCTGGCCACCGACATGCGCGTCGAGCAACGCAGCCTCGAGGACGTGTTCCTCGACCTCACCGGCAGGAAGTTGCGGCCATGA